One genomic segment of Lodderomyces beijingensis strain CBS 14171 genome assembly, chromosome: 6 includes these proteins:
- a CDS encoding mitochondrial 54S ribosomal protein mL49 — protein sequence MKQTARRLLNVKPPQPDLTRYAIPDLASISQRDLPNNGFGIKNYFIPKTRFSHWPVYIKTSNSTKVVTEIKRVQGDIHQFKRDLLRYNEEFVISMNQAAGIVNIKGDHVDEVKSLLDREIN from the coding sequence ATGAAGCAGACAGCAAGACGTCTCCTCAACGTAAAGCCACCGCAACCCGACCTCACGCGCTACGCCATCCCGGACCTCGCATCGATATCTCAGCGAGATTTGCCCAATAACGGCTTTGGCATCAAGAACTACTTCATCCCCAAGACCCGCTTCCTGCATTGGCCAGTCTACATCAAGACTTCAAATTCGACGAAAGTAGTGACTGAGATCAAGAGGGTCCAGGGCGACATACACCAGTTCAAGCGCGACTTGTTGCGTTATAATGAGGAGTTTGTGATTAGTATGAACCAGGCTGCTGGGATTGTTAATATCAAGGGAGACCATGTTGATGAGGTTAAACTGCTCTTGGATAGGGAAATCAACTAA